GTGTGCAATGATTCCCAAGCTTCCTACGGGTATTGTTTCCAACTTACTATCGTCTGGCATAATAAAATCCTCCTAATTTGAATATGTTCATTTTGCTGCCTTGTGTTTTGCAGACTGACGTCTACTTTCCAGTTATATGACTCATGCGCTTCATATAACGGATATTATCTCCGTAGAGATTGAATATGAGATAACTATCGATTATGCGGGACATTATACGTTCAGTATAGCGTTCCCTGATCATTTTCAAGTCCAGATTAGTGGATATGAGAGTGGACTGGTTTCTGATAGTTCTCTTATTTATAATCTCAAATAACTGGGATTGGACAAATGAATTGGTTAGTTCTGTGCCCAGATCGTCAATTATTAGAAAATCACAGTTGTAAATGTAGTCATATAGCATCTCTTGATGCTGTTCATGGTTGTTCTTCATAATAATATCCCGTAAGATATTATCAAATAAGTTAATCGCAGACAAGTATAAAACTGTATAACCTTTATCAAGAAGGCTTTTTGCTATGCAGTTTGTGAGAAAGGTTTTGCCTGTCCCTGTCTCTCCGTACAGGAGAATGCCGGGTCTTTTGTTCTGAAAGTTTTCTGTAAAGTCTTTTACCTTTGCCAGTATATTGCTGGCATTTTTGTATGGCGTATAACTGTAGCTGCCAAATGGTTCATCCCTGTATACGCTAAGATCAAATGTGTCAAAATTCTCTTTGTTAAGAACATTTTGAATTGTCGATTGCTCATATAACTGGCTTATGACCATCTGTTTCAGACATGTGCATGGATTCCCGTTAACGTAGCCGCTGTCTTTGCATATGGAGCACGTGTATACTGGTAAAAGGTAATCATCTGGAAATTCCGAAGATCTGATTAGGGATCTGCGTTCTTCCCTCAATGTTTCTTTTAAGGTCTGATTTAAAGCCTTGCTTGAGCTGGCATTTGAACTGCTGTCTGTGTTGCCTTTTGATCCCGGTGCTGTATCAGGATCATGCCTAATTATTCTCGCCCTGGCTTCCTGTACGGCCATGTGGACGAGCTCGTCATCTATCTCCTTGACTCTTGGGAGTTTTTCGTATAGTTCGGCTTTCCGCCTGTCTTGTATGCGGAGATTATCCTGCCTTCTCCTGCTGAGCTGGGAGAGGATATCATCGTAATCAATATTTTTCATGATGGTTTATAATACCCCTGTTATATGTGTGCCTAAGATGTCTTCTTATCCTGGTTTAAGTCATCAGCAAGCATCTGCTCAAGCGCGGCCAACTGATCAGACATGTCTGTCTGCTGGAAGTTGGCGAAGCTGTTTGGTTTTGCTGCCGTGCTGTATGTATGTCCGGTATTCTCGTTCTTCTTCTTTATAAATTCCTGATCCAGTGTTTCTACATCCCTAATGGATTTTACACCATTTTTGTACCAGTTTTCAAGGATTCCGTTCACATATGCAAAATTGGCTGACTGAGGTCTTGATAGTATAGCTTTCTGACATGCCAAGGTTATGAGATCCTCAGAAAACTGCATCTCCTCAGACCAGGCATCTATGTAAGCGGTCTCTGCGCTCGTAGGTCTGTTCCTCGATATGCCAAGTTCACGGAACACCTTGCGGAAGAGAGGGTTGTATGCGTTGCTGTTCTCTCTGGCTTTCTCAACGGTATCTATGCCATTCTCATACCATGCCTTGGCAACCGCCTCGGCATACTTAAAGCTTTTCTTGCCGAGGGTGAGACAGTACTCTATGAGATACTCGATGAGCTCCTGTGAAAAATGAAGCTGATCGTATATGTATATCAGAGTCTCGCTCTCCGCCATGGAGAGCGTCTTGCCGTAAAAGGCCTCCGCCTCAAACAGGATATCTGAGAATATATCATCCTCCTGTTTTTTTCTCAGCAGCTCAGGAGTGACCAGAACCTTGTCCGGTGGATTGTGGACAGTGGATACTGTGTGAACTGGCGCCGCGTCTGGGACGGAAATGTTCTGTTGCGCCGCAGGGCTTGTCTGCGCTGCCGCCGTGAAGATGTCCTCCTGCGTCATGTGAGATGCAGCAGTCCTGTCGGTACTGCGGGCATCCTCATTATCATGAATACCGGGGGTGTCGACCGAATAGTCCATGCCGAGCATGGACAGGCTGTCCAGTCCGTACATGTCCTCTGACTTGTCCCTAAGGGGCAGAAGTGTTATTCCGGTCAGGACCTTCTGACTGTTGTAGTTGAGTTTCATAACATCCTGGCTTATCCAGTAACGGATAGCTTTGCATATAAACTTTTCAGACAGGTCAAAGTGTCTGGCGATGTCTGCGATTGATACAGGCTCTCTGGAAGACATAAGCCGTACCAGATACAAATATACTTTAACAAAATCTCCGTTGGCGGAGGTCATATAGTAGTCTATGAAAAAGTTTGATATGGAGGAATATGTTTCGTTTTTCTCTGATGTGATAGTGATGTAATTCATGTCAAAAATCCTTCCAATACTCCATAAAATAAGTACATTATTAAAAAATTAAAAATGTAGTTGATGTTTGTCATCAAGAAAAAAGTCTTATGACCGCTTCATTATAACATGTACTTTTGGTATTGCAAGAGCCCCTGCAGATGGTTAAAAAAAAGAGGGGGGGTGTTGATAATGTTGATAATGTGGATGGTATTTTGACAAAAAAATGTTGAAAAATAAAAGTCAAGGAATTAACGGGGTTGTAAAGAATTTGTAAATATTATGTCAACATGTAAAAAAATAAACATGGTGGGGATAGTTTCCCACCATGTTTTGTGGATAATGTGGATAACTATTTTTTAATCAGGTCATTTCCTATAGAATAGACATTTCCGGCGCCCATAGTTATCAACAGATCATTTTTTTTGCAATTTTTTAAAAGATAGTTTTCTATATCATCGAAAGATGGCAGATAAAAGGCATCTGTGCCGGATTCTGCGATCTTCTCAGCGAGCTGTTTTGCCGATACGAGACCGGTATCCTTTTCCCTTGCCGCGTATATATCGGCGACGATGACATGGTCACATACCTTCAGGGCCTCTGCGAACTCGTCAAACAGGGCGTAAGTTCTTGAGTATGTATGTGGCTGGAATACACACCACAGCTCATTGTAGCTTGTGTTTTGGGCCGCCTTCAGTGTGGCTGAGATCTCCGTTGGGTGATGAGCATAGTCATCCATGACTCTCACATTGTCCAATATGGTTCCCTTGTATTCAAAACGTCTCTCTGCGCCTACGCATTCTGACAGCCCCTGCTTGATGACATCGATGGAGATTCCAAGCTCTAAGGCTGCTGCTATGGCGGATAATGAATTGTACACATTGTGTTCTCCAAACACTCTGAGGGTTATATCTGTCACCTCTTTGCCATCCACAACAAGTGTGTATGTAGGATGACCGAGATCGTCAAATCTAATGTTGTGTGCGGAATATTTATTCTGGGTACCCTTTCCAAATGTAACAATGCGGCACTCAAGATCTCTGACAACAGTGTCGTAGTACTCCATATCACCATTTACGATGACGAGACCTTCTTTAGGAGTCTTGGTGGCAAATACATGGAATGATTCAGCAATTTCATCGATATCCTTGAAGAAATCCAGATGGTCGGCATCCACATTGAGTATGATGCTGATGAACGGCTTGAATGCATGGTAGCTGTTGGTGTATTCACATGCCTCTGTCACAAAGTATTCTGACTTGCCGACACGGATGTTGCCTCCTATGCTGTCGAGGATTCCTCCGACTGATATGGTAGGGTCTGTGTCCGCATCAATAAGGATGTACGACAGCATGGAAGTCGTTGTGGTTTTGCCGTGGGTTCCGCTTACAGCTATTGAGTATTTGT
This sequence is a window from Coprococcus eutactus. Protein-coding genes within it:
- a CDS encoding ATP-binding protein, which translates into the protein MKNIDYDDILSQLSRRRQDNLRIQDRRKAELYEKLPRVKEIDDELVHMAVQEARARIIRHDPDTAPGSKGNTDSSSNASSSKALNQTLKETLREERRSLIRSSEFPDDYLLPVYTCSICKDSGYVNGNPCTCLKQMVISQLYEQSTIQNVLNKENFDTFDLSVYRDEPFGSYSYTPYKNASNILAKVKDFTENFQNKRPGILLYGETGTGKTFLTNCIAKSLLDKGYTVLYLSAINLFDNILRDIIMKNNHEQHQEMLYDYIYNCDFLIIDDLGTELTNSFVQSQLFEIINKRTIRNQSTLISTNLDLKMIRERYTERIMSRIIDSYLIFNLYGDNIRYMKRMSHITGK
- a CDS encoding DnaD domain protein — encoded protein: MNYITITSEKNETYSSISNFFIDYYMTSANGDFVKVYLYLVRLMSSREPVSIADIARHFDLSEKFICKAIRYWISQDVMKLNYNSQKVLTGITLLPLRDKSEDMYGLDSLSMLGMDYSVDTPGIHDNEDARSTDRTAASHMTQEDIFTAAAQTSPAAQQNISVPDAAPVHTVSTVHNPPDKVLVTPELLRKKQEDDIFSDILFEAEAFYGKTLSMAESETLIYIYDQLHFSQELIEYLIEYCLTLGKKSFKYAEAVAKAWYENGIDTVEKARENSNAYNPLFRKVFRELGISRNRPTSAETAYIDAWSEEMQFSEDLITLACQKAILSRPQSANFAYVNGILENWYKNGVKSIRDVETLDQEFIKKKNENTGHTYSTAAKPNSFANFQQTDMSDQLAALEQMLADDLNQDKKTS
- the murC gene encoding UDP-N-acetylmuramate--L-alanine ligase, with product MYKINFSKPINVHFMGIGGISMSGLAEILLKAGFKVTGSDMKASEITDQLADMGALINIGQRASNITDSIDLVVYTAAIHPDNEEFKAAVEKGIPMLTRAQLLGQIMENYKYSIAVSGTHGKTTTTSMLSYILIDADTDPTISVGGILDSIGGNIRVGKSEYFVTEACEYTNSYHAFKPFISIILNVDADHLDFFKDIDEIAESFHVFATKTPKEGLVIVNGDMEYYDTVVRDLECRIVTFGKGTQNKYSAHNIRFDDLGHPTYTLVVDGKEVTDITLRVFGEHNVYNSLSAIAAALELGISIDVIKQGLSECVGAERRFEYKGTILDNVRVMDDYAHHPTEISATLKAAQNTSYNELWCVFQPHTYSRTYALFDEFAEALKVCDHVIVADIYAAREKDTGLVSAKQLAEKIAESGTDAFYLPSFDDIENYLLKNCKKNDLLITMGAGNVYSIGNDLIKK